The Aspergillus flavus chromosome 2, complete sequence region ACAGGATGCATAAACAAGGCCTATGCAAGGGCTGATCTGTTAACAATGCGCTTGACAATGTGCCTAGAACGCTACAACTCAAAGAGGCCAGTTTGGTCTATGTAGATCAGCGTTGGATACTAGTGTTTTGTAAGATACTACAAATACGCCAAAGGATTGAACAGGACTGGACCAATTCATAGCTTCCCAAGACTTAGAATTTCCCATTGGGTTCAGGAATTAAAATTCAACAATTTGTTGAAGAGGATGGGTTCTTATTACGTAGTGCTATATTGGCCAAGGGTCCTCAGGCTCCACTTGCGGGCTGTGGCTGGGGGTCAGCTTTTAGTTAGCAAACGAAATCAAATGTTCTGCCACCTGTCGCAACTTCTGGCCTGACAGCCTCTCCCCCTGTACTCCGTCCAACCCGTCGCAGTCCTTACTGCTATACTCTATATGATCTATGATTGGAACACGCATTATTAAGTTATAAACAGAGTCAACTTAAGGGGGCAGGAAATACCACGGACGGTCGAGACCCGCGGCGGCATCCACCATATTGCCCATCACATCCTCCGCTCCCCTGCCGATCAAATTCCAACAGCGCAATCATGACCACTGCTCTATCGACCTGAACTAGATCCAATTGACCCTGTAAATACGACTGAGCTTTTCGATTCTCTTCACGAAACCATCCGAGTTGTTACCCCATCGTCAATACAATGTTATTCTGCGGCGGAGTCCAAGGTCCACGCCGTCGCAATCGCGAAAAGGCCATTCTGGTGACGATTTTCATTATAGGCGCTTTGTACTTTTTGTTCTTCGCGAAGACGTCGGAACATCGCAAATTTGTATCCCAGAATCCAGTCTCCTATGAAGGTTCACAGCGAAGTTCGCATTCGGGGCAGGCTTCCCCGTCGTCAGTGCCAAAGTCGCAGACTCTTGAGAAGGACCTGGTTGTTGCCAGTATGATGAAGGACGACGTCTCCTGGCTATATGATAACTTTCCTGAATGGCATAAGAGTATCTACGTGGTGGATGATAAGCAGGCGAAGTTGACGGTGGACCTGAACAAGGGAAGGGAATCTATGGTGTACTTGACGTAAGATAAGCCCTTGCGCATGTTGCAGTGAGCGCACAATTGGCTAACTTTGCCACAGGTATATCATTGATAACTACGAAAACCTCCCCGATGCGATGCTATTCATCCACCCACAGAGATTCCAATGGCACAATGACGACCCCTACTACGACGGTGTCCCCGTGCTCCGCAATTTCCAGCTCCCCTACCTCCTGAAGCAAGGATACGTCAATCTCCGCTGCGCCTGGGTTCTCGGATGTCCGGGGGAGATCCACCCGCTTACTGATACTCATCGTAACGACGTCCATGTAGGCGAGTACTTCAAGACTGGTTTCATGGAGCTCTTCCCTGGCGTCGAAGTGCCGGAGGAAGTTGGGGTTTCGTGCTGTGCGCAATTCGGTGTCACGCGATCGAAGGTCCTTGAGCGGCCAAAGAGCGACTATGTACGGTTCAGGAAGTGGTTGGCTGAGACACCGCTGGAAGATGACCTTAGTGGGCGCATCATGGAATATTCATGGCACATGATCTTCGGAAAGGGCCCCGTTTACTGTCCCACTGCCGAAGAGTGCTACTGTAAGGTGTTCGGGCTGTGCGATTTATCTTGTCCAGACGAGGGACACTGCGCCGGACGCTACGTGCTCCCTCCTTATTCTTCACTTCCAAAGGGTTGGCCGTATAAGGGCTGGAATGGCCAGGACCAGGACCCGACTAAGGGTCTGCCTGAATCTTGATTGTTGGCAAAGTGATGCAGCTATGCCCAGTACGAGGAACGCGGTATTCTGTCAAAAAGCCAGACACATATGGACCCTACCGTACCACGCCCGAACCAGACTATTCCTATGTCTGCTTGAACATGCAATATGTCGCGTCCACAGCCGATATGGCCTGATGGCAGTCGGTCATTACCCGGGGCTTTGCCACCATTCGGTAGACGGCTATCTAAGACATACAGGTGTCTGTTCCTGGTCGGATGTGCCGTATGACCGGAGGCATTGCATGCTACACCTACCACCAGGACCCAACCCACAGCGGTCGGACGGCCTACTCTGTCTGCCAGGTCTACTCATTACTACAGCCCCTTCTGCAAATCACCTGGGTCTATGGTTCTATTTCATGAAAGTCACGACAAATTAAATACGGATACCTTAGACGACGAGCCGTTTGTTAGAAGATTGAGGCTTCTAGACATATCATCTCCATTCATTCAGAAGCAACTCTCAAAACATAGACAATTAGCATTTTGATGTACCATTATTAAATGATTATCGCAAGCGGCGTTTTTTCGAGTGTCTGGGTAGCATGAGTAATCTCCACACGAATGCGACACTGATGACCTCGTCTACTTCGTAATTCAGTATTTCTATCTTTAAGTAGAACACCCATAGCCGTAAGTACCAGAGTGTAAGGTGAGAACCTGATCTCAAGACTTGTGTGATAAGCAATCAGGTGGTATCAGTTCAGGTGTCACAAACAGAAGAGCCGAGGTTAGTTAGAGTCCTTTTCGAGCTCTCCCCACATCTCCGATCCAACTCCGCCATCCTCAAGAACACACCCTTTCAACCTCCTCCAACATACACAATTCCTCATCTCCACGCCAGAACCACTCCATCGACAATCCACAGCCCTCTCCACCAATACCTTCGACCAAACCTACCACAACACGACCTCCCACCTCCCCGCAACTCAATTCCCTACCCCTCCtcaccaaccccaaccaccacTCCAAAGACCAAAACCCAAGAACTCCAACAAACCAAAATGCTCATAATCGGCCTAACAGGCTCAATCGCCACCGGCAAATCCACCGTCTCCAACTTCCTCTCCTCACCCCCCTACTCCATCCCCATAGTAGACACGGACCTACTCGCCCGCCAAGTCGTCGAACCAGGAACACCCGGCTACAAAGCAATCGTCAACTACTTCGGCCCCAGCACACCcgacctcctcctcccacaaTCGCCAGATGATCCGACGGGCTCCAAACGACCCCTCAACCGGCCGGCGCTTGGCCGGCGCGTCTTCGGCACAACGGAGGAGCGTAAG contains the following coding sequences:
- a CDS encoding uncharacterized protein (of unknown function-domain containing protein), which gives rise to MLFCGGVQGPRRRNREKAILVTIFIIGALYFLFFAKTSEHRKFVSQNPVSYEGSQRSSHSGQASPSSVPKSQTLEKDLVVASMMKDDVSWLYDNFPEWHKSIYVVDDKQAKLTVDLNKGRESMVYLTYIIDNYENLPDAMLFIHPQRFQWHNDDPYYDGVPVLRNFQLPYLLKQGYVNLRCAWVLGCPGEIHPLTDTHRNDVHVGEYFKTGFMELFPGVEVPEEVGVSCCAQFGVTRSKVLERPKSDYVRFRKWLAETPLEDDLSGRIMEYSWHMIFGKGPVYCPTAEECYCKVFGLCDLSCPDEGHCAGRYVLPPYSSLPKGWPYKGWNGQDQDPTKGLPES